The Methylotenera sp. G11 genome includes a window with the following:
- the metH gene encoding methionine synthase — MSQPNLSPTEAKLRALLKQRILILDGAMGTMIQQYKLSEADYRGAKPNGENGRFAGFKAPAGERELFVKGNNELLTLTQPHIIQEIHEKYLAGGADIIETNTFGATSVAQDDYHMAHLVYEMNVESAKLAKAACLKYSTPDKPRFVAGALGPTPKTASISPDVNNPAARNVSFDQLVAAYLEQTRALVEGGADILMVETIFDTLNCKAALFAIDSFFEEYGSTLPIMISGTVTDASGRILSGQTVTAFWHSVRHAKPLTIGLNCALGATLMRPYAEELSKIADTFVCIYPNAGLPNPMSDTGFDETPDVTSSLVKEFADSGFVNIAGGCCGTTPAHINAIYEAIKDLPPRQVPDIPPDTRLSGLEPFIIDDNSLFVNVGERTNVTGSKAFARMIINEQYEEALSVARQQVENGAQVIDINMDEGMLDAVKAMTHFLNLIASEPDIARVPIMIDSSKWSVIEAGLKCVQGKSIVNSISMKEGEAEFLRQAKLCHRYGAAVIVMAFDEKGQADTYERKIEICKRAYDLLVATGFPAEDIIFDPNIFAIATGIDEHNNYAVDFINATRWIKQNLPHAKISGGVSNVSFSFRGNDPAREAIHTVFLYHAIKAGMTMGIVNAGMMGVYDDLEPELKERVEDVVLNRRPDATERMIEIAGTLKAGGKKEEATLEWRGTPESPVSVQKRLAHAMVHGITEFIVEDTEEARLEVMNNGGRPIHVIEGPLMDGMNVVGDLFGQGKMFLPQVVKSARVMKQAVAHLIPFIEEEKALEEQRTGIVAKPKGKVVIATVKGDVHDIGKNIVSVVLQCNNFEVVNMGVMVPAAEILAMAKAENADIIGLSGLITPSLEEMAYVAKEMQRDPHFSGLKTPLLIGGATTSRAHTAVKIAPHYDGPVIYVPDASRSVAVMQSLLTPESRDEYIQEVQADYEKARTQHANKKGTPLLTIAEARANKAKLSFSADAAPVKPKFIGRRVFKNIDLALIAQYIDWSPFFQTWDLAGPYPAILTDKVVGEAASKVFAEAQAMLKKIIDGRWLSASGVIALMPANTVHDDDIEIYTDETRNEVAFIYYGMRQQTVKPVIDGVARPNQCLSDFIAPKGTDDYIGLFAVSAGMGMEKRLAQFEAAHDDYSAIMFKSLADRLAEAFAEYMHERVRTDFWGYAAHEHLDADALIKEQYQGIRPAPGYPACPDHTVKTDMFRLLQCEEVGMALTDSFAMQPAAAVSGFYFAHKDAKYFSVDKIGEDQLLDMAKRRNLPKEYLERWLAPNLG, encoded by the coding sequence ATGAGCCAGCCTAACTTATCCCCTACAGAAGCCAAATTACGCGCGCTGTTAAAGCAGCGCATCCTCATCCTGGATGGCGCAATGGGCACCATGATTCAGCAATATAAGCTGAGCGAAGCGGATTACCGCGGCGCGAAGCCAAATGGAGAAAATGGTCGCTTTGCCGGTTTCAAGGCGCCGGCTGGCGAGCGTGAGCTGTTTGTCAAAGGTAATAACGAACTGCTCACATTGACGCAGCCGCATATCATTCAGGAAATCCACGAGAAATACCTGGCTGGCGGTGCCGATATTATTGAAACTAACACCTTTGGTGCAACCAGCGTCGCGCAGGATGATTACCACATGGCACATCTCGTGTATGAGATGAACGTGGAATCGGCTAAGCTCGCCAAGGCTGCCTGCCTCAAATACAGCACGCCTGATAAACCACGTTTCGTGGCTGGTGCCCTGGGCCCTACGCCTAAAACGGCTTCCATCTCACCAGATGTGAATAACCCGGCGGCACGCAATGTGAGTTTCGACCAATTGGTTGCTGCTTACCTTGAGCAGACGCGCGCACTGGTTGAGGGCGGTGCCGACATTCTGATGGTGGAAACCATTTTTGATACGCTCAACTGTAAAGCCGCCTTGTTTGCGATTGACAGCTTTTTCGAGGAGTATGGCAGCACCCTGCCTATCATGATTTCCGGCACGGTGACCGATGCTTCCGGACGTATTCTGTCAGGCCAGACCGTCACTGCATTCTGGCATTCCGTACGCCACGCAAAGCCGCTGACTATAGGCCTGAACTGCGCCTTGGGGGCGACGCTGATGCGGCCTTATGCGGAAGAACTGTCGAAGATCGCCGATACTTTTGTGTGCATCTATCCGAATGCGGGCTTGCCCAACCCGATGAGCGACACCGGTTTTGATGAAACGCCGGATGTGACCTCCAGCCTGGTGAAAGAGTTTGCCGATAGCGGTTTTGTGAATATTGCGGGCGGCTGCTGCGGCACCACGCCAGCGCATATCAACGCGATCTATGAGGCGATTAAAGACCTGCCGCCAAGGCAGGTACCGGATATCCCGCCTGACACCAGGCTTTCCGGCCTTGAGCCATTCATCATTGATGACAATTCACTGTTCGTGAACGTGGGTGAGCGCACCAATGTCACCGGCAGCAAAGCGTTTGCACGCATGATCATCAACGAGCAGTACGAAGAAGCCCTGAGCGTTGCGCGCCAGCAGGTGGAGAATGGCGCACAGGTCATCGACATCAACATGGATGAAGGCATGCTGGACGCGGTGAAAGCCATGACGCATTTCCTGAACCTGATTGCTTCCGAGCCTGATATCGCACGGGTGCCGATCATGATCGACTCATCCAAATGGTCGGTGATTGAGGCAGGCCTCAAGTGTGTGCAGGGCAAGTCCATCGTCAACTCCATTTCGATGAAAGAAGGCGAAGCAGAATTCCTGCGCCAGGCGAAACTATGCCATCGTTATGGTGCTGCGGTCATCGTGATGGCGTTCGATGAAAAAGGCCAGGCCGATACTTATGAGCGCAAGATCGAGATCTGCAAACGCGCTTATGATCTGCTGGTGGCGACAGGGTTCCCGGCCGAGGACATCATATTCGACCCGAACATTTTTGCGATTGCTACCGGTATTGATGAGCATAACAACTATGCCGTTGATTTTATCAACGCGACGCGCTGGATCAAACAGAACCTGCCGCACGCCAAAATTTCCGGCGGTGTTTCCAACGTGAGTTTCAGTTTCCGTGGCAATGACCCCGCCCGCGAGGCGATTCATACCGTCTTTCTGTACCATGCCATCAAGGCGGGCATGACCATGGGCATCGTCAATGCCGGCATGATGGGTGTTTACGATGACCTGGAGCCGGAGTTGAAAGAACGCGTGGAGGATGTGGTGCTGAACCGCAGGCCGGATGCCACCGAACGTATGATCGAAATTGCCGGTACCCTGAAAGCGGGCGGTAAAAAAGAAGAAGCGACGCTGGAGTGGCGCGGCACGCCGGAAAGCCCTGTCAGCGTGCAGAAGCGGCTGGCGCATGCTATGGTGCATGGCATTACCGAATTTATCGTGGAAGATACCGAAGAAGCAAGGCTGGAAGTCATGAACAATGGCGGCCGTCCGATTCATGTGATTGAAGGCCCGCTCATGGATGGCATGAACGTGGTGGGCGACCTGTTCGGTCAGGGCAAGATGTTCCTGCCGCAGGTGGTGAAATCGGCACGTGTCATGAAGCAGGCCGTAGCCCACCTGATCCCGTTCATCGAAGAAGAAAAAGCGCTAGAAGAACAACGCACCGGTATTGTGGCCAAGCCCAAGGGTAAAGTCGTGATTGCAACCGTGAAGGGCGATGTGCATGACATCGGCAAGAACATCGTTTCAGTCGTGCTGCAATGCAATAACTTTGAAGTGGTGAACATGGGCGTGATGGTGCCTGCGGCAGAGATCCTGGCCATGGCCAAGGCCGAGAATGCCGACATCATCGGCCTATCCGGCCTGATTACGCCATCGCTGGAAGAAATGGCTTATGTTGCCAAAGAGATGCAGCGTGACCCGCATTTCAGCGGTTTGAAAACGCCGCTGCTGATTGGCGGCGCAACGACTTCACGCGCGCACACCGCGGTCAAAATCGCGCCGCACTATGATGGTCCGGTGATTTATGTGCCGGACGCGTCGCGCTCTGTCGCCGTGATGCAGTCATTGCTCACGCCGGAGAGCCGTGATGAGTATATCCAGGAAGTGCAGGCCGATTACGAGAAGGCCCGTACCCAGCATGCCAATAAAAAAGGCACGCCGCTGCTCACCATTGCAGAAGCGCGCGCCAATAAAGCTAAACTTTCATTCAGCGCTGATGCGGCACCGGTTAAACCTAAATTCATCGGGCGCCGTGTATTCAAGAATATCGACCTGGCGCTGATCGCGCAGTATATCGACTGGTCTCCGTTTTTCCAGACCTGGGATCTGGCCGGCCCTTATCCCGCCATCCTCACTGACAAAGTCGTGGGCGAGGCGGCAAGCAAAGTATTTGCAGAAGCACAGGCCATGCTCAAGAAAATCATCGATGGCCGCTGGTTAAGCGCCAGCGGTGTCATTGCGCTGATGCCGGCCAATACGGTGCATGACGATGATATTGAGATCTATACCGATGAAACCCGCAATGAAGTGGCATTCATTTATTACGGCATGCGCCAGCAGACGGTAAAACCGGTAATCGACGGAGTGGCAAGGCCTAATCAGTGTCTGAGTGATTTTATCGCACCTAAGGGTACAGATGACTACATTGGCCTGTTTGCCGTGAGCGCCGGCATGGGCATGGAAAAGCGCCTGGCCCAGTTTGAAGCTGCGCACGATGACTACAGCGCAATCATGTTCAAATCCCTTGCTGACCGCTTGGCAGAAGCGTTTGCCGAATACATGCATGAGCGTGTGCGTACTGATTTCTGGGGTTATGCGGCTCATGAGCACCTGGATGCCGATGCGTTGATCAAAGAGCAATACCAGGGCATACGTCCTGCACCCGGTTACCCGGCCTGCCCGGACCATACCGTGAAAACGGACATGTTCAGGCTGCTGCAATGCGAGGAGGTCGGCATGGCGCTGACTGATTCTTTTGCCATGCAGCCGGCGGCAGCGGTATCAGGTTTTTATTTTGCGCATAAAGATGCGAAATATTTCAGTGTCGACAAGATTGGCGAAGACCAGCTGCTGGATATGGCAAAACGCAGAAACCTGCCTAAAGAATATTTAGAACGCTGGCTGGCGCCGAATCTGGGCTAA
- a CDS encoding Fic family protein, translating into MNIQAKQFASMLELSRLNEGLFETLAVMKKLASANRALAELKGLVATIPNQGILIDTLSIQEAKDSSEIESIVTTHDELFQQNIFPDRQNPAAKEVKRYVAALHLGYELLVDTGLLTSNNIKQIQAELEENDAGFRTQSGTTLKNNFGEVVYTPPQSIHEIEQLMQDLEVFINDPVTSSLDPLIKMAIIHHRFETIHPFYDGNGRTGRIINVLYLVQQNLLTIPVLYLSAYINRNKQEYYRLLQSVRDDGNWEPWILYILDAVENTASITIRKVMAIRDAMMQYKHHIRQRYNFYSQDLINHLFKFPYTKISFLERDIGVSRITATKYLKELSADEKNLLQLTKKGRDIYFINTALYNILVEN; encoded by the coding sequence ATGAATATACAAGCCAAACAATTTGCTTCTATGCTTGAATTGTCCAGATTAAACGAAGGGCTTTTTGAAACTCTTGCTGTGATGAAAAAACTGGCAAGTGCTAATCGAGCGCTTGCTGAATTAAAAGGTTTGGTTGCAACCATTCCTAATCAAGGCATATTGATTGATACGCTTTCAATTCAAGAGGCAAAGGATAGCTCGGAAATTGAAAGCATTGTCACTACGCATGATGAGCTTTTTCAGCAGAACATATTTCCGGATAGGCAAAATCCTGCGGCAAAAGAGGTTAAAAGGTATGTGGCGGCCCTGCATTTAGGGTATGAATTGTTAGTCGATACAGGCTTGCTGACTTCTAATAACATTAAACAAATCCAGGCTGAGCTGGAAGAAAATGATGCGGGTTTTCGTACGCAATCCGGCACCACTTTAAAAAATAACTTTGGAGAAGTCGTTTACACGCCACCACAAAGCATCCATGAAATTGAACAGCTAATGCAGGATTTGGAGGTGTTTATCAATGATCCGGTCACCAGCAGTCTGGATCCCCTGATAAAAATGGCGATTATTCATCATCGGTTCGAAACGATTCACCCTTTCTATGATGGCAATGGGCGTACTGGTAGAATTATCAATGTGCTCTATTTGGTACAGCAGAATTTGCTGACAATCCCTGTCTTGTATTTAAGTGCATATATCAATCGTAATAAACAAGAATATTATCGCCTGCTGCAGTCTGTGCGGGATGACGGGAATTGGGAACCTTGGATTCTGTATATATTGGATGCTGTTGAAAACACTGCAAGTATTACCATACGCAAGGTCATGGCGATCAGGGATGCAATGATGCAGTATAAACACCATATCAGGCAGCGTTATAACTTCTATAGCCAGGACTTAATTAATCATCTCTTTAAGTTCCCATATACAAAGATTTCTTTTCTGGAGCGTGATATTGGGGTTTCCAGAATTACTGCAACCAAATACCTCAAAGAATTATCTGCGGATGAAAAGAATCTTCTGCAATTAACAAAAAAAGGGCGCGATATTTATTTCATTAATACAGCGCTTTATAACATACTGGTAGAAAATTAA
- the mpl gene encoding UDP-N-acetylmuramate:L-alanyl-gamma-D-glutamyl-meso-diaminopimelate ligase, translating to MHIHILGICGTFMGGIAVLAKQAGHKVTGCDANVYPPMSTQLEAQGIALIEGFSPEQVQLNPDIYVIGNVVSRGNPLMEEILNRGLPYISGPQWLAENVLQGKWVLAVAGTHGKTTTSSMLAWILEYAGLAPGFLIGGVPENFSVSARLPQTPVQDANSTSPFFVIEADEYDTAFFDKRSKFVHYRPRTAVLNNLEFDHADIFEDLAAIEKQFHHLVRTVPQQGLVVANGKEASLQRVIDKGCWTPVEKFGTDADWQAANAHGDGSFDVVYQGKSQGRVAWGLLGEHNRMNALASIAAARHAGVAVDVSIAALTAFKNVKRRMELRGVVNGISVYDDFAHHPTAIETTVTGLRGKVGAARILAVLEPRSNTMKLGIMKSALPASLKEADQVFCYQANLGWDAKEALAPISAKTQVYDDLNQLVSAITQQAQAGDHVLVMSNGGFGGIHQKLLDALKTVV from the coding sequence ATGCATATCCATATCTTAGGTATCTGCGGCACATTCATGGGCGGCATTGCGGTTCTGGCCAAGCAGGCCGGACATAAAGTGACCGGCTGCGATGCCAATGTGTATCCACCGATGAGTACACAGCTCGAAGCGCAAGGCATCGCGCTGATTGAAGGTTTTTCACCCGAACAGGTTCAACTCAACCCCGATATTTATGTGATCGGCAATGTGGTCTCGCGCGGCAATCCGCTCATGGAAGAAATCCTGAACCGCGGCCTGCCTTATATTTCAGGCCCGCAATGGCTGGCCGAGAACGTGTTGCAGGGTAAATGGGTACTGGCGGTCGCCGGCACGCATGGCAAAACCACTACCAGCTCCATGCTGGCATGGATACTGGAATACGCCGGCCTTGCTCCAGGCTTTCTGATTGGCGGCGTGCCGGAGAATTTCAGTGTGTCGGCACGTCTGCCGCAAACGCCGGTGCAGGATGCCAACAGCACTTCCCCTTTCTTCGTTATAGAGGCGGATGAGTACGACACAGCGTTCTTCGATAAACGCTCCAAGTTTGTGCACTACCGTCCACGCACAGCCGTGCTGAATAATCTGGAGTTTGACCATGCCGATATCTTTGAAGATTTGGCCGCGATTGAAAAGCAGTTTCATCATTTAGTGCGCACGGTGCCGCAGCAGGGTTTGGTTGTCGCTAATGGCAAAGAGGCCAGCCTGCAGCGCGTGATCGATAAAGGCTGCTGGACGCCGGTGGAAAAATTCGGCACCGATGCCGACTGGCAAGCGGCCAATGCGCATGGTGACGGTAGTTTTGATGTGGTATACCAGGGTAAATCGCAAGGTCGTGTGGCGTGGGGTTTGCTGGGCGAGCATAACCGCATGAATGCGCTTGCCAGCATTGCCGCGGCACGCCACGCAGGTGTGGCGGTGGATGTGAGCATTGCCGCGCTGACAGCGTTCAAAAATGTGAAGCGCCGCATGGAGCTGCGCGGCGTGGTGAACGGGATCAGTGTCTATGATGACTTCGCGCATCACCCGACCGCGATTGAAACCACAGTGACAGGTTTACGCGGCAAAGTAGGCGCAGCAAGGATCCTGGCGGTGCTGGAGCCACGTTCCAACACCATGAAGCTGGGGATCATGAAGAGCGCATTGCCTGCAAGCCTGAAAGAGGCTGACCAGGTTTTCTGCTATCAGGCAAACCTGGGTTGGGATGCGAAAGAGGCTCTGGCACCGATCAGTGCGAAAACCCAGGTATACGATGATTTGAACCAGTTGGTCAGCGCAATCACACAGCAAGCGCAAGCGGGCGACCACGTGCTGGTGATGAGCAATGGCGGTTTTGGCGGAATACATCAAAAGCTGCTCGACGCATTAAAAACTGTTGTGTAG
- a CDS encoding energy transducer TonB codes for MNPLISKLKSMSGMSIALWFSGLFHVVLLSIHFEPQLNKFKDNLAILEVVLVNAKTQSKPDNTEVYAQANLDRGGNTEQDRKLKTALPVLKAQKSEQTPKPVATSKQAAQATLQAASEVREQKRVAELEKQAQELMTQINAKKAVESPPVQKAAAKEAQTENQATPNKKLDMDAIAAAALEMEKLEAIISKQQDEYQKRPKRKFVGGRTKEYKYALYVESWRQKVEKIGNLNYPEAARDLKLYGQLQMTVSIKPDGSVDSIEINRSSGHKVLDAAAKHIVELGAPYAQFPEDIRKEVDILSITRTWTFTKEDSLATE; via the coding sequence ATGAACCCACTCATATCCAAGCTTAAATCCATGAGCGGTATGAGCATTGCGTTATGGTTTTCCGGCTTGTTTCATGTGGTTCTGCTGAGCATCCACTTCGAGCCGCAGCTTAATAAATTCAAAGACAACCTCGCGATACTGGAAGTCGTGCTGGTCAATGCGAAAACACAATCCAAACCCGACAATACCGAGGTTTATGCACAGGCTAATCTGGATCGTGGCGGCAATACCGAGCAAGACCGCAAGTTGAAGACAGCCCTGCCGGTATTAAAGGCGCAGAAGTCTGAGCAGACCCCCAAGCCGGTTGCAACCAGTAAACAGGCAGCGCAGGCAACCCTGCAGGCTGCCAGTGAGGTGCGTGAACAGAAGCGTGTTGCCGAGCTGGAAAAGCAGGCTCAGGAATTAATGACGCAGATTAATGCCAAAAAAGCCGTAGAGTCTCCACCAGTGCAGAAAGCGGCCGCTAAAGAAGCGCAAACGGAAAATCAGGCAACCCCGAATAAAAAACTGGATATGGATGCTATCGCAGCCGCGGCGCTGGAGATGGAAAAACTGGAAGCGATTATTTCCAAACAGCAGGATGAATACCAGAAACGTCCAAAACGTAAATTCGTAGGCGGACGTACCAAAGAGTATAAATATGCGCTCTATGTTGAATCCTGGCGCCAGAAAGTTGAAAAAATCGGTAACCTGAATTACCCCGAAGCTGCCCGTGACCTGAAGTTATACGGTCAACTGCAGATGACCGTATCAATCAAGCCGGATGGCAGTGTCGATTCGATAGAGATCAACCGCAGCTCCGGACATAAGGTGCTCGATGCAGCAGCAAAACATATCGTGGAACTGGGCGCGCCTTATGCGCAGTTTCCGGAAGATATACGTAAAGAAGTTGATATCCTGAGCATTACCAGGACTTGGACATTCACCAAAGAAGACAGCCTTGCCACCGAATAG
- a CDS encoding (2Fe-2S) ferredoxin domain-containing protein, with amino-acid sequence MTNYYEHHVFFCLNQREDGAACCMDKGAGAAFDHMKAQVKKLNLNGKGKVRVNRAGCFDRCGEGPLLVVYPQAVWYTFVDNEDIDEIIESHLKNGKIVERLVVA; translated from the coding sequence ATGACAAACTATTATGAACATCACGTGTTTTTCTGCCTGAACCAGCGTGAAGACGGCGCTGCCTGCTGCATGGACAAAGGTGCCGGCGCGGCTTTTGACCATATGAAAGCACAGGTGAAAAAATTGAACCTGAACGGCAAAGGCAAGGTACGCGTGAATCGTGCCGGCTGTTTTGACCGCTGCGGGGAGGGGCCGCTGCTGGTCGTTTATCCGCAGGCAGTCTGGTATACGTTTGTGGATAATGAAGATATAGACGAAATCATCGAGAGCCATCTGAAAAACGGCAAGATCGTCGAGCGCCTGGTGGTTGCCTAG
- a CDS encoding HIT family protein, whose translation MACALCQPCPHPILWQDQFCRVVLLNDADYPAYCRVELLAHIKEMTDLVPTERARMMKTVFAVELALREMFNPDKINLASLGNKTPHLHWHVIPRFENDRHFPNSHWGETVRESRPTALDTAAIDLLKQKMNAHITCALNTD comes from the coding sequence ATGGCATGCGCGCTTTGCCAGCCATGCCCGCACCCGATACTGTGGCAGGATCAGTTCTGTCGTGTCGTACTATTAAATGATGCAGATTACCCGGCCTACTGCCGGGTGGAACTGCTGGCACACATCAAGGAAATGACTGACCTGGTGCCAACGGAACGCGCACGCATGATGAAAACTGTGTTTGCAGTTGAGCTCGCATTACGGGAAATGTTTAACCCGGATAAAATCAACCTGGCTAGCCTGGGCAACAAAACCCCGCACCTGCACTGGCATGTGATTCCGCGCTTCGAAAACGACAGGCATTTTCCTAATTCACATTGGGGTGAAACCGTGCGTGAGAGCCGGCCAACGGCGCTTGATACCGCAGCCATTGACCTGCTGAAACAAAAAATGAACGCGCATATCACATGCGCGCTCAACACTGACTGA
- the nadA gene encoding quinolinate synthase NadA, giving the protein MQVSPIKFEKFQSVEDADCQRRIIAARQKLGKRLVILGHHYQHESVYRHSDYTGDSLKLSRYASEVDAEYIVFLGVHFMAEVADILSRPDQIAILPDLAAGCSMADMANLAKVERSYRELNKVLNFDETITPITYINSAADLKAFCGEHGGIVCTSTNAPKILEWGFARREKVLFFPDQNLGRWSGYKMGIPLEQMPVWDPDLPMGGLTVEQIKNARILLWKGHCAVHQMFRLQNITQFRQQHPDGIVISHPESPFEVCQHSDYVGSTEFILKTVSEAAPDTKWLVGTELNLVSRLAEQMKPQGKLVQFMSHVVCECSTMARIDPQHLAWVLENLAEGNVVNQIKVPAHEAKLAKLTLDRMLEAS; this is encoded by the coding sequence ATGCAAGTATCACCGATTAAATTTGAGAAATTCCAGTCCGTGGAAGATGCGGACTGTCAGCGCCGTATCATTGCGGCCAGGCAGAAGCTGGGTAAGCGCCTGGTAATCCTGGGCCACCACTATCAGCACGAAAGCGTCTATCGCCATTCTGACTATACCGGCGATTCACTCAAGCTGTCGCGCTACGCATCCGAGGTCGATGCGGAATACATCGTATTCCTGGGCGTTCACTTCATGGCAGAGGTCGCCGATATCCTGAGCCGCCCCGATCAGATCGCGATTCTTCCCGACCTCGCTGCCGGCTGCTCGATGGCTGACATGGCTAACCTGGCCAAGGTTGAACGCAGCTACCGCGAACTGAATAAAGTACTCAACTTTGATGAAACCATCACTCCGATCACCTACATCAACTCCGCTGCTGATTTGAAAGCCTTCTGCGGCGAGCATGGCGGTATTGTCTGCACCAGCACCAACGCGCCTAAAATCCTGGAATGGGGCTTCGCACGGCGTGAAAAGGTGCTGTTCTTCCCGGATCAGAACCTTGGCCGCTGGAGCGGTTATAAAATGGGGATTCCCCTGGAGCAGATGCCGGTGTGGGATCCTGACCTGCCGATGGGCGGCCTTACGGTTGAGCAAATCAAGAATGCCAGGATCCTGTTATGGAAAGGGCATTGTGCGGTACACCAGATGTTCCGTTTGCAGAACATCACCCAATTCCGCCAGCAGCATCCGGATGGCATCGTCATTTCCCACCCTGAATCACCATTCGAGGTATGCCAGCATTCCGACTATGTAGGTTCGACCGAGTTTATCCTGAAAACCGTCAGCGAGGCTGCGCCGGATACCAAATGGCTGGTCGGCACCGAACTGAACCTGGTTAGCCGCCTGGCTGAACAGATGAAACCGCAAGGGAAACTGGTGCAGTTCATGAGCCACGTGGTATGCGAATGCTCCACCATGGCGCGCATTGACCCGCAGCACCTGGCATGGGTATTGGAAAACCTGGCCGAAGGCAATGTGGTTAACCAGATCAAAGTGCCAGCACATGAAGCCAAACTGGCCAAGCTTACGCTTGACCGCATGCTGGAAGCGTCATAG
- the nudB gene encoding dihydroneopterin triphosphate diphosphatase has translation MKTYKTPISALVLIHTPDLQVLIMERADKAGFWQSVTGSLENDETPWQAAVREVREETGLDAAQYELQDWQVSNVYEIYPHWRHRYAPGVTENREHLFALALPAALPVTLAPGEHVRYEWVDWREAAKRVFSWTNIDALKRLGERHGLKM, from the coding sequence TTGAAAACGTATAAAACCCCGATTTCGGCGCTGGTATTGATTCACACGCCTGATCTGCAGGTGCTGATCATGGAACGCGCCGATAAAGCCGGTTTCTGGCAATCAGTGACCGGCAGCCTGGAAAACGACGAAACGCCATGGCAGGCCGCAGTCAGGGAAGTGCGTGAAGAAACAGGCCTGGATGCCGCGCAATATGAACTGCAGGACTGGCAGGTGTCGAATGTATATGAAATTTACCCGCACTGGCGTCATCGCTACGCGCCTGGCGTAACAGAAAACCGCGAGCACCTGTTTGCCCTGGCATTACCGGCTGCCTTGCCGGTTACACTGGCGCCTGGCGAACACGTCCGCTACGAATGGGTGGACTGGCGTGAGGCGGCAAAACGGGTTTTTTCATGGACCAATATTGATGCCCTGAAAAGATTAGGTGAACGCCATGGCCTTAAAATGTAA
- the ispH gene encoding 4-hydroxy-3-methylbut-2-enyl diphosphate reductase has product MNKETNILLANPRGFCAGVDRAIIIVEQALEKFGAPIYVRHEVVHNKFVVDQLRAKGAIFIEELDEIPAGSTVIFSAHGVSKAVRAEAERRGLSAFDATCPLVTKVHIEVAKMRKDGLEIIMIGHKGHPEVEGTMGQIEPGQVDEQEDTTGMYLVETPEDVASLQVQNADKLAYVTQTTLSLDDAARVVDALQKRFPKIKAPRSDSICYATQNRQDAVKIMAKDCDLVIIVGSPNSSNSNRLREVAQNQGIEAYMVDNASFLKPEWLLNKQKIGVSAGASAPEILVQEVIAKLQQLGADQVEELQGVVENVVFQLPRNLTNAPGKSPSK; this is encoded by the coding sequence ATGAACAAAGAGACGAACATCCTGCTTGCCAACCCACGCGGCTTTTGTGCCGGGGTAGACCGCGCCATCATCATCGTGGAGCAGGCGCTGGAAAAGTTCGGCGCCCCGATTTATGTGCGTCATGAAGTCGTGCATAATAAATTCGTTGTAGACCAGCTACGTGCCAAAGGGGCGATTTTTATTGAAGAGCTCGATGAAATCCCGGCCGGCAGCACCGTCATATTCAGCGCACACGGCGTTTCAAAAGCAGTGCGCGCTGAAGCAGAACGGCGTGGCTTGTCGGCATTTGACGCCACTTGCCCACTGGTGACAAAAGTGCATATTGAAGTTGCCAAGATGCGCAAGGACGGCCTGGAAATCATCATGATCGGTCACAAGGGACACCCTGAAGTTGAAGGTACTATGGGCCAAATTGAACCGGGTCAGGTTGACGAACAGGAAGATACCACCGGCATGTATCTGGTGGAAACGCCGGAAGATGTGGCCAGCCTGCAAGTGCAGAACGCCGATAAACTGGCTTATGTCACACAAACCACGCTATCGCTGGATGATGCCGCCCGTGTGGTCGATGCATTGCAGAAACGCTTCCCCAAGATCAAGGCACCCAGAAGCGACAGTATTTGCTATGCGACGCAAAACCGTCAGGATGCCGTCAAAATCATGGCCAAGGACTGTGACCTGGTCATTATTGTCGGCTCACCTAACAGTTCCAACTCCAACCGCCTGCGTGAAGTTGCGCAGAACCAGGGGATCGAAGCCTACATGGTGGACAACGCGAGCTTTCTCAAACCAGAGTGGCTGCTCAATAAACAAAAGATCGGCGTTTCAGCCGGTGCTTCCGCCCCTGAAATACTGGTGCAGGAAGTCATTGCTAAATTGCAGCAGCTTGGCGCTGACCAGGTAGAAGAATTACAGGGCGTCGTCGAGAACGTGGTTTTCCAGCTGCCCAGGAATTTAACGAACGCACCCGGTAAATCACCCTCTAAATAA